Proteins co-encoded in one Nothobranchius furzeri strain GRZ-AD chromosome 4, NfurGRZ-RIMD1, whole genome shotgun sequence genomic window:
- the LOC129164279 gene encoding zinc finger MYM-type protein 1-like — protein sequence MTFNLSEMKRKGSISSFFSPKSKVRQTETNQLCCGGDELEREREEQHKCDKEQDQGQEEMIEGHSGAVMEKGEDHHQDEEGERRDGMQGSDSGNTESETSPNISSRAGPHDISKSWCEGPAQPKLQSFPKTFQGGARRSFHSDWYKSHPWLEYSQLNNSAYCFACRHFSLPDAPRTVFTSLEGYQNWKKAKMKDSGFCSHARSESHENAMFAWTENKKTMDKNASLFAIMDEENKKQLTENQYYIKTLAEILVLTATENVAQWSHRETSDSEKKGIFLSMLDLLSNHNPVIKKRLEQQAKNAKYTSKTIQNEILECLAGMVKKEIIQEVKKSKQFSVIVDETRDVQKKEQISFVLRYYYSGVVHESFLEFEVAEQMDAAALSDKIINFLEKHGLEYKDNLVGQGYDGAAVMRGAHAGVQAKIKEVAKHAFYVHCSTHCLNLVIVDAVKSVADAGNFFSLLERMYTFISGSYVHNRWLEVQREMFDGAP from the exons ATGACTTTCAATCTTTCAGAAATGAAGAGGAAAGGTAGTATCTCTAGCTTTTTCTCACCAAAGAGTAAGGTGAGACAAACAGAGACTAACCAGCTCTGTTGTGGAGGAGATGAgctggaaagagagagagaagagcaaCACAAATGTGACAAAGAGCAAGATCAGGGACAGGAGGAAATGATAGAAGGGCACAGCGGTGCAGTGATGGAGAAGGGAGAGGATCACCACCAggatgaggagggagaaagacgAGACGGTATGCAGGGCTCAGATAGTGGAAACACAGAGTCTGAAACATCACCAAACATCTCCAGTCGAGCTGGTCCACACG ACATATCCAAGTCCTGGTGTGAGGGACCGGCACAACCAAAGCTCCAGAGTTTTCCTAAGACATTTCAAGGAGGAGCCAGGAGAAGCTTTCACAGTGACTGGTACAAATCCCATCCATGGCTGGAGTACTCACAGTTGAACAATTCAGCGTACTGTTTTGCCTGTAGGCATTTTTCCCTCCCTGATGCTCCAAGGACTGTTTTCACCTCCCTTGAGGGTTATCAAAATTGGAAAAAGGCAAAAATGAAAGACAGCGGTTTCTGTTCTCATGCAAGATCAGAAAGCCATGAAAATGCAATGTTTGCATGGACAGAGAACAAAAAAACTATGGACAAAAATGCttcattatttgcaataatgGATGAGGAAAATAAGAAACAGTTGACTGAAAATCAGTATTACATTAAAACACTGGCTGAGATCCTTGTTCTAACTGCAACAGAAAATGTAGCCCAGTGGAGTCACAGGGAGACTTCAGATTCTGAGAAAAAAGGGATTTTTCTATCTATGTTAGATCTGCTAAGTAACCATAATCCTGTCATTAAAAAAAGACTTGAACAACAAGCGAAAAATGCTAAGTACACTAGTAAAACAATCCAAAATGAAATACTTGAATGCCTAGCTGGAATGGTTAAAAAGGAAATCATTCAAGAGGTTAAAAAGAGCAAGCAGTTTTCAGTGATTGTGGATGAAACTAGAGATGttcaaaaaaaagaacaaatttcTTTTGTTCTGAGATACTATTACAGTGGTGTGGTTCATGAGAGTTTTCTTGAGTTTGAAGTGGCAGAACAGATGGATGCTGCTGCCTTAAGTGACAAGATCATAAACTTTCTTGAGAAGCATGGCCTAGAGTACAAGGACAACCTCGTAGGTCAAGGCTATGATGGTGCAGCAGTTATGCGTGGGGCACATGCAGGTGTCCAAGCTAAAATAAAAGAAGTGGCTAAACATGCCTTTTATGTTCACTGCAGCACACATTGCTTAAACTTGGTCATTGTAGATGCTGTAAAAAGTGTGGCAGATGCAGGAAACTTCTTCTCCTTGTTGGAACGAATGTACACATTCATATCTGGCTCTTATGTACATAACAGATGGCTGGAAGTGCAGCGGGAGATGTTTGATGGTGCACCATGA